The DNA sequence AGATGCTTGGCGAAGCCGGGCTCAAGGACACCAACGGAGACGGCTTCCTCGAGGACTCAGCAGGTCACACCGTAGAAATCAACATCGTCACTAATGCCAGCAACAGCCAGCGCGTCGAAACCGCGAGTTTCGTCGCCAAGAGCCTGCAAGATATCGGCGTCAAGGCCAACGCGGTTCCAGTTGCGATGGGCGTCATGGTCGACAAGATGCAGGCGACTTTTGACTTCGATGCAATGGTGCTCGGTTGGCAGGTGAACCCGCCGCCTGGGCCGAACGGCTCCAAGAACATCATCTTGTCTTCGGGCCTAAACCACGTGTGCTTCCCGAGCCAGGGAAAGCCCTCCACTGAATGGGAAGCCCGCATTGACCTGCTCGTGCAACAGGTGGAGTCGTCCCTGGATCACGCGGAGCGCTATAGGCTGTGGGCTCAAGTCCAACGAATCTGGTCGGAGTACTTGCCTGAGATCAATCTGGTGGCTGCGCGCGAGGCCGTAGCCTACAAGAACAGATTCGGCAACCTCCGCCCTTCCGCTCTGCCGCCTCGCGCCACGTGGAACTGCGAAGAGATTTATGTGAAGAAGTGAAGAAGATGTCCGTAGTCCGTAGTCCGTAGTCAGTCGCTGATTGGAGAAGGAAGTTCGATTTGACCACGGACCACGGACTACGGACTACGGACTAATGAATACCTTCCTCATAAGGCGATTGCTGGCGGCCATCCCTCTGATAATCGTAGTCACCTTCATCACGAAGGCGCTGCTGGTCGCCTCGCCCGGGAACTTCCTCGCTGATCTGAGGCTCAACCCTTCCATCACCCGCGACTACGTCGAACAGATGGAGCGAATGTATCACCTCGACAGCAACAACGTGTTCGAGCGCTACTGGTATTGGGTATGGCCAGCGCTCCAGGGCGACCTCGGATACTCGTTTACAAAGAACGCGCCGGTCTCGTCGCTCATCGGAGAGCGGCTGCTGAACACGCTTTTGCTCACTGGCTCGGCGTTGGCGTTCTCGTGGGTGTTTGCAATTCCGCTTGGGATGCTGGCTGCTGTGTACCGCAATCGCTGGGTCGATAAGCTGATCGGATTCATTTCGTTTTTCGGGCTCTCTATTCCCAGCATTTTTTTCTCGTTGCTGATGATCCTGTTCGCCGCCAAGACCGGCCTGTTCCCGGCGGGTGGCATTCACAATCAAGTGATGTGGGATGTGATGACTTCCTGGGAGAGGTTCGTCGACACTCTCTGGCACCTGGTGCTGCCGATGATCGTGCTGGGTACCATCGGACTGGCTCAGTATGTCCGCCAGATGCGCAGCGAGATGATAGAGACCCTGTCGCAGGACTACATCCGCACTGCGCGCGCAAAGGGGCTGAGCCGGTGGCGAGTGCTGACAAGACACGCGCTTGGAAACGCGATCAATCCGCTCGTGACCATCTTCGGATTCTCGCTCGCAACTTTGCTCGCGGGCGCGCTGCTGACCGAGTACGTGTTCGGGTGGCCGGGCTTGGGAACGCTTATCTTCGACGCGCTCGTAAACAAGGACGAGCCCATCGTGATGGCTTCAGTGGTGATGCTGGTGCTGATGCTTGTGATCGGAAATCTGATCGCAGACGTGCTGCTCGCTATCATCGATCCGCGAATACGGCTCGAGTGATATTCGGAGAGCGATTTGGAGTGCGCCGCCCTCTGCTATGAACTTTGTCGGACGAGTCATCGCCGGCGCTTTGGCTTTTCCCATTTACTTCAGTGGCGTCCTGAGCGAGAACTGATGAACGAACACTATGAAAAAACGGAGATGACCTTGCAGGAAGACGCAACGGCGTCCGAGCCGGCCGGCAATACAGCCGCAGAAGCTGGCTCTGCTTCGTCCGTTCGCAGGCGTTCGCCCTCACAAATACTCTGGCTCAAGCTGCGCCGCAACCGCACCGCGATGATTGGCCTCTACACTCTCGGAGTGATGTACGCGGCTGCGATTCTGGCTGGGTTTATCGCGCCTTACAAGTACGACAACGCCAGGCACGATCTGCCGTTTTATCCGCCGATGCTCACGCGCGTCCACATCTTCGACGAAGAAGGACGCCTGAGCCGGCCCTTCGTCTATGAACTCATTCCTGTCGATCCTCAGCTTGCGAGCTATCGCGACGACACCTCTAAGAAACATCCGATCAGACTCTTCGCCCGTGGAGACAGCTATAGCATACTGTGGCTCATCAGCTCGGATATCCACCTGTTTGGGGTGGACGAACCTGGACACATCTTTTTGTTTGGCTCGGATAAGGTGGGCCAGGATATCTTCTCGCGTATTCTTTTCGGGGCTCAAGTCTCGCTATCGATCGGAATCATCGGCATCCTGATCTCGACGATCATAGGGATGATAGTGGGAGGCATAGCGGGATACTTTGGCGGCGTGACCGACTTCGTGCTTATGCGCGTGGTCGAAGTGCTGCTCGCGCTCCCGGGTCTGTACTTCATCCTGATCCTGCGCCAGGTATTCGGCACCGGCATGAGTTCAACACATATCTACTTCATCATCGCATTCATCCTGGCGTTCATCGCGTGGGCCACCGAAGCGCGGGTGATTCGCGGAATGGTTATGTCGATCAAGGAGCAGGAATACGTGATAGCGGCCCGGGCCATGGGCTTCAGCAACTCCCGGATCATCATTCGCCACATACTGCCAAACACGCTTTCATTCGTTATCGTGACCGCTACGCTTTCGGTGCCCTTCTTTATACTCAGCGAGGTCGCGCTTTCGTTTCTCGGCGTTGGGATACAGGAGCCGGAAGCGAGCTGGGGAAACATGCTGATAGCCGCTCAAAACAATCGGCAGCTTATAGACTTTCCGTGGGTGCTGATTCCGGGCGTGTTCATTTTTGTCGCGGTGATGGCGTGGAACTTTTTGGGAGATGGGTTGCGAGACGCGGCTGATCCGAGAACATTGAGCTAGCGGGGATTGGCTAACATAGCCGGTTCGTCTAGACTGGACGCATCCTGGGTGGAGTTCTAAACCAGGAGGCTTCGGAATGGCAGACGAAGAAATCCAAAGAGCTATAGAGTTCATCCTTCAACAGCAGGCACAGCAGCAGGCGGAGTATGCCGCCAGGCTCGAGAGAGACGAGTCGCGGCTCGCCAGACTCGAAGAGTCCTTTACGACTCTTGTCGAATTGGCCCGACGCGCGGATGAGCGCCAAGACACAATGGGCGAGACCATGGCGACGCCAAGCCACACGATGAACGAGTTGCTGCAAAGGACGCTTACTGACGAGTCGCGGCTCGCCAGCCTTGAGGAGTCCTTTAAGATGCTAGTCGAATTGGCCCAGAAGCACGGAGCGATTGGTCGCCCTGGACCAGACCATCGCGACACCAAGACGCCCTGAATGAGTTGGTGCAAAAGGATGATCACGCTTTCAGCAGTGCCGAGCCAAATGGATGCGAGACTGACCAAGGCGCAGATTCGTTCTGACACGAAGACTGCAAGAGTCACAGGCGCGCTTTGGAGCTCAAGAAACTTAGGCACGGTGGGAGAGAATGTTCTTGATATTCATGCTCCCGAGGAAGATAATTCCGAATCAAGAGCGCCTTGAAGAACATGAAGAATAAGGAACAACTCATCGTTCGCGTTGTCGATTCAAAGAAGCCTCCGAGGGAGAAGATATCAGATGCGGAGTTCCGTCGGCGGCTTAAGAGGATAGATGAGTGGAGGAAAGAGCGCCTTGCCGAGCTTCGCTCCAAAAACTCGCGTTGAAGTTTATTTGCCCGTCCGTTACGAAGCCGCTTATCAGGAGACCCTAGCCTGGGTCATTCGAGAATTCACTGAACTGCACGGTGGCTGCACGGTCATCGAAAACGCAGGAGGATACTACCTTTCGAACTTCAATCAGATTATTGACGATCGCGTCAGTCTGATCTACTGCGACCTTCCTATGAATTGGTCAAAGCGCCGGGACCGGATTGATGCTCTCAAGTACTCGGCCAATCTCCAATCGTTTCTGTTGAAAAATCTTTGGGAAGAATCTGTGTTGATCGCTGTTTATCCTGTGTCGCATAGCGCAGTCTAAGAGCGTAGTTAGGTGGCTACCATTATGGAAAAGGAGCCAAAGTTTCGTCTTGGCAATCTTGATTTTCAGATCAAGTTTGCAGATCGGAATGAAGGTCTGCCACAACTCTTAAACTCCCTAAACAACCTTACCCAGTTTGTCCTTAATACCCCAGAGCCACAATCTACCGCCGATCACCTTATCATAGAGCTTGGTTCAATAATCACTGAGGACTTAGGCGAAATAGTTACTCTTTGCTATAACGGCTTCATTAATGGAGCAATGAAAATACTGCGCGGAATGTTCGAGCGGACCGTAACCCTTTTCCACATTGATCAGTACCCAGATGAAGCAGAAGCATTTGAGAACTACCATTACATTGATCTTTATAAAATGGCAGTTGAACTTGAGCAAATACATCCTGGAGAGTTTTTTACTAAAGAGCAGTTTGACGAAATCAAGGCAAGACGCGATAAGGTAAAAGGGAATTACCTCGTTAGATGTGAATGCAGAAAGGACTGTCCTGAACAACACATAAATGTGTCTTGGTCCAAGCTAGGTCTTGTCCAAATGGCAAAAGCCAGAGGTTTCAAGGGGAGAGTACTCGTCTTCAGTTACTACATGGGTATCAAAGAAACGCATCCGAAGATGGGTGCGATCTATGACAGGCTTAACGTCAGGTATGGCGACTCACAAGAGACTGATGAAAAAGGAGTGTTTGTTATGGCGCTATATCTTATGATGGAAGTTGTCCGGGCGATCAAAGAAAGGTTCAACCTTGACGAAATAGAGGAGTCGTACCAGGAATGCATCTCATTAGTGAAAGAGATGTATACGCCAACCGAGTAGGACTACGTGTTATCCCCAACCAAGCCCATTGCGTTCGCTCGGATTTGACTCACTATACATCGAGAGTAATGCAAGAACGAACCGTAACAATCTCCAACCGGCTCGGCCTTCACGCTCGCGCGGCCGCGCGGCTGGTTCGCCGTGCCTCGCAATTCAACAGCAACGTCACCCTTCTCCGCAAAGACACCGGCGAAACCGCGGACGGCAAATCAATCCTCAGCGTGCTGTTGCTTGCCGCATCCCTCGGTACAAGCCTTATAATCAAGACCGAAGGCGACGATGAAGAGCGCGCAGTGAATGCGCTCGTGGAATTGGTGGAACAGAAATTCGGAGAGGAACTATCAGATGGCGTCTTCTAGCGTGATTCGTTCGCGCGACGTGAAACTGCAAGGTGTTCCCGCTTCACCCGGCGTAGCGGCCGGACGCGTTCTCAGGCTGGATGAGCGCGGCCGACATCAGTTCTACTACATCGGCGTCTCCGCCGCGCAGGCGCGAATGGAAGTCCGCCGCTTGCGCGAGGCGCTTCAAGAAGCGCGCGCTCAACTCCAGGAAATCAAGGTCCGGCTTGCCGAGGAGTTGGGCTACGAACACTCCTTCATACTCGACGCGCATCTGCTGATGCTCGAAGACAAGCGGTTGATTGAAGAGCTCAACCACGAGATAACTACGCGGCGAGTAAACGCCGAATGGGCGGTTCGCTCCGTGGCCGATCGCATCATCAGTGCTTACAACAAAGTAAACGATCTCTACCTCCGCGAGCGGACGTCGGACCTGGAAGACGTCGCCACTCGGCTTCTCACGATACTTTCGGGACACGACAAATTCGATCTATCGAAGCTCGACCAGGACGTGATCATCGTAGCGAACAACATCTGGCCTTCGACCGTCGCCGAGTTGGACTTCAAGCACGTATTGGGGTTCGCTACCAACACAGGCGGGTTGACCTCGCACTCGGCGATCATTGCGCGCTCGCTGGGCATACCGGCGGTCGTCGGTCTTCACGAGGTGACCCGGTTGGCCAAAACGGGCAATGTCATCGTGATCGACGGCGCGGAAGGCTGTGTCATTCTGCGTCCGACGAAACCCGTTCTGACGGCGTACCTCGGTAAGCGAAAACGCGAAGCGGGTGGCCGCACGCGGCCTGCCGCGGATGCCGCGCAAGCAGCGGAGACGACCGACGGCGTGCGGATAACCTTGCGAGCGAACGTCGAGCTTCCCACTGAAATCGAGTCGCTCGCGCTGTTTGGAGCCGAGGGCATCGGCCTCTACCGTTCGGAGTTTCTTTTCCTCAATCGGCTCCCCGAGCTGCCAGGTGAAGATGAGCAATACGAGGTCTATCGCAAACTGGCTCTGGCGACGGGCGATGCCGGCGCAAATATTCGAGTGTTTGATTTAGGCGGCGACAAGCTTGCGCTAGGAGGCTTCGAAGCCGAGCAGAATCCTGCGCTTGGCCTTCGTGGGATGAGGCTCTCGCTCAAAGTGGAACACGTCTTCCGCACCCAGCTTCGTGCCATTCTGCGAGCCAATCTTCACGGTCATCTGCGAGTCGTGCTGCCGTTGATCAGCACCATAACCGAGTTGCGAGAGGCCAAACGTATTATCGCCGACGTGAAGCAAGAAATGGCCGAGGCCCGAGTCGAACACAACGCCGAACTTCCCATAGGCGTGATGATAGAAGTTCCCGCGGCGGCGATGATGGGCGACGTATTCGCTCGCGAGGCAGACTTCCTGAGTGTGGGCACCAACGACTTGATCCAATACATGCTCGCCGTGGATCGGGCCAATGAAAACGTCGCGCATCTTTATCAACCGCTCCACCCGGCGATACTGCGGACGATCGCGGATCTGGTTCGAGTTGCCGAAGCGGAGCAAGTGCCTCTCGAGCTGTGCGGCGAAATGGCCGCCGATCCGCTGCAAGCAATCGCGCTGATCGGGCTCGGAATTCGCACACTGAGCCTCGTGCCGGGATCGATTCCGCTGGTCAAGAACGCGATTCGCTCAGTCGAGCTTGAACGAGTGCGCGCGCTGTTGAAGGAAGCGATGAAGCTGACTTCATCTACGGAAGTCGAAGAGTTGCTCGCAAGCGAGTTGCCTCGTCAAGCTCCCCGCTTTTTCGCGGCGTGGTCATCGCGGGCCTGAACAGGTTCAGGGCCAGCCGGGAAACAGAAGATCGATCATGTCCGGCGCGTCGAACCAGTAATCGTAGAATGCTTCATCGCATTTCTTGACTCGCTTGCCGTACTTCTCCTCGAAATAATTCGACCAAAGCGGGCGCCGCCCATCAATGTCTGTGAAGCCGTACTCCTGCGCGAGGTCCCACGAGCTGAACACTCGGCCTGACTTGCTGAACACATTCGGATCCGAGGCGAGCGCCGCGACGGCACGGCCTACATAGAACGGCGTTTCGGACGCGAGAAAGTTCGGGTCCTTCTTCGCCCCTTCCTGCCAGTTCTCTTCGGTGACGCCAAAGTGATCGAGCATCGCTTCAGAACGCAAATAGCCCGGTGTTACTGCAACCGATGTGATCTTGCGCTTGCGAAGCTCTCTGGCCATCGCGAATGCAAGACGAATGACTGAAGTCTTCACCAGGTCATAGAAGATGTTCCCGCGATACGTAAACGAGTCTCCATCGGTGATCTCGACGATCAATCCCGGACCAGTTTCGATCACGAGCGGAGCTGCATAGTGACTGGTGATGATGTGCGAGAACACGGCGCGCTCCATCATCAGCCTGCCTTGTTCGAGGGAGACCTGCCAGAACGTCTTGCCGAATTCCGTCAACTCATCCCCGCCCCAGATATCATTTACTAGAATGTCGAGACGCCCCTGTTCTTTCTTCACCCGTTTGAACAGGGCATCAACTTGCGCTTCCACCGTGTGATCGACTTGCGCATGGATACCAACTCCTCCGCGCGCGGTCACCATTTCCGCAGTCTCTTCGATCGTTTCGGTACGATTTCGCGTCGCGGGTTTGCCTCTAACGCTGCGTCCCGTGCAGTAGACTGTCGCTCCTGCTTCGCCGAGCGCGCAAGCAATGCCGCGCCCAGCGCCGCGTGTTGCCCCGGCGACGACGGCGATTTTCCCTTGCAGTTGTTTCATACAAACTCCTCTTGACGAGTGTCCGACACACTTCAGTTTGTCGGAGTTCAGAGTTCAAGCTTCAGCTTGCATGATTCGATCGCGTTAAGCCCTGGAAGCAAGCTGAAGCTTGAACTCTGAACGACGAACTTCCGCCTGAAGGCCGAACTACGAACTCTACACGTCGAAGTATATCGATCGAACTTGACACCATCTGTCATATTTCTCTGCTAAAGTTTCTCTCCGGACCGAGCGAGAGGAGGTCATATGCGCGCCGACCGTCTGCTTTCAGTTCTGCTACTCCTGCAGGTTCATCGCCGACTGACGGCCCGTGAACTGGCCAAGCGGTTAGAAGTTTCGGAGCGGACCATTCATCGCGACATGGAAGCCTTAAGCGCGGCCGGCTTTCCGGTTTTTGCTGAGCGCGGAAGCGGCGGCGGCTGGATGTTGGTCGAAGGCTATAAGACCAATCTGACCGGCCTCAACAAAGACGAAATTCAAGCGCTGTTTCTCACCAAGCCGTTGCGGCTTCTTGCAGACCTCGGGCTGGCCAAAGCTTCCGACGCGGCGATGCTCAAGCTCTCGGCCGCGCTGCCCTCCTCCTATCGTGACAACGCCGAGCATGCACGTCAGCGCATCCACATCGACATTACAGGTTGGAACCGCAGCGACGAGCGCGTTCGGCTGTTGCCGGTGCTTCAACAAGCGGTGTGGCAAGAGCGCAAACTCAAGTTCACCTACGAACGAAGCGGCGGCTGTGACGCGGTCGAGCGTTTGGCGGACCCGCTCGGACTCGTAGCAAAAGGCAGTGTGTGGTATCTGGTCGCTGTTGTTGATGGCGACATTAGAAGCTATCGCGTCTCGAGAGTCCTAAGCGCAGAGTTAACCGGCGAACCTTGCGTTCGTCCCAACGGATTCGCCTTAGCCGAGTATTGGGAACAGTCAACCGTGACCTTCAAGGCTCAGCTTCCTCGCTATCAGGCTACGGTCCGAGCCCATCCCGATGTTTTCCCTCGAATGAGTTTCGCGGGAAGGTTCGCACGCATCGAGCACGCGTACCCGCCAGACCCGGATGGATGGATTAGAGTAGCGATGCGATTTGATGTGGAAGAAATGGCTTGCGAGTACGCGTTGAGCTTCGGCGCGAAAATGGAGGTTCTGGAGCCGGATTCGTTGCGCGAGAAAGTCATCACCGCGGCGAAGAGCGTAGTTGCTTTCTACGCAGCGCGAGCAGGCTAACGTGATCACAGCATGAAGTCCTGATTAAGGTGTACATACCCACCTCGTCAGAGGTGGGTGCGTGATGTTACAGCGCGCAACTCTCTACGGCTCAGGGGTTGAGCCACCGTATATGATCACCTGAGTGCCGATCGGCGTCATCTCGCTGAACTCTTCGGATGCGAACATCGGGATTCGAATGCAACCGTGGCTCGCGGGTTGAGTGGGCACAGCCGGATTGCCGTGAATGGCGATGCCGCCGACGATGTAGTTCGGATAGTAGAGCAAACCGAGCTTGCTTTTTCGCCAACCCGGGATTTTGCGGTAGATCCTGAAACGCCCAACAGGCGTGATGGCGGGCTCAGTTTCGCCTTCTATCTCGAAAGGCTTCCCATTGCCGGTCGAGACCGGAAGAATCTTCGACACCTCTCCGCTGGCCGCTACTACAAACAATACTTGCCGCTTCAAATCGACTTCGATATGAGCGAAGCCCGGCTCGCGCGGAGACGGAGGGGTAGCGGTTCTCAAAGCTTCCAGTTCGCCGATTGTCAGCTTGCCGGTGCGCAGACGGTCCTCGACTTTTTGAAACGCTATCAATCCGTGCCGTGAAGCTTCGCCCCATTTCCCGTCGGCTTCTCCGATCCAATAACCGAGATCGGCCAGGCGCTGCTGGGCCTCGCTGATCATCTCCCTCGTGACTTTGGTCTTTCTGGGCGGCCTCTGGGCGCGCGGAGCTGACTTTGCCGCTTGCATCGCTGGCTGCGCGGCGGCCGCGGAACTTGTGACTGTCGTCATTCCGATCACAGCGGCTAGCAAGCTTATGCTGATTGCCCGCGGCATCTTCTTCAAAAAGACATTGCTTCTCATATCTCAAGTATATCTGTGCAATTTCAACGCCACTACTGCCGGCTGCCTTCTAACTCTCGCGACAGCGTTCCTTTCGCAAAGGTCATTCGAGAGCCGAACTTGCGAAGCGACGCCGCAGGGGCCGCAGGCTCGACCAGGCATGATAGCGTCACCCCCGGGGAACTGAGGCGTCCGCCGAACAGTCGCGGTGTATGTTCACGTATCGCCGGTTTCGGAATCCGCTCACCCGCATGCTATGATTACCGGCAGGCAAGATCTTGCGTTTGACAGAGGTAACCCCGCATGACTCAGACGAGCAACCCAACTCAGGAAATGAATCTGTAGAAGTGCGGTCGTGGCAGAAGTGATTTCTCCTCATCACCGAATAGAACAGATCACTACACCAAGGCGAGGGATACATCATGGCACGCGGCAGAAAGTTCAGGACGACGCGGCGGATTCCCGACAGTGAGCGCTCCTTGTTCGAGCAGAAACTGACCGGGCGTTACTCGCGCACGCTCGATCGAACTGATCTGCTCGGCTTGATTCGCGGCGGAGAGGACACTCACCTCGAGTTCAAGATCCGGCTCGTCAACACAGACAAAGTCGTAGGCGAAATAGTGGCCCTGGCGAATGCCGGAGGCGGCGCGATCATCTTCGGCGTCAACGATCAACGCCGAGTCGAAGGGCTGGACGATCCCGAACAGGTCGAGGAACAGCTCATCGACATCTGCCGGAATCAGATCAAGCCGCCCGTTTTCCCCCGAATAGACAAAGTTTCATTCGACAACGGAACCCGCATAGTCGTGCTTCAAGTGGACGACCGCCGCGCGCCTCATAAAACGCCTGACCATCGGTACTTCATCCGGATAGGATCGACTAAACGCGAGGCTGAAGGTAGCGAGATAGCCGCGTTGTTTGCCCGCTCACGAGTCGCGTCGCTTGAAGACATGCCGCTGGTTACCGCCGCGGTCGAAGATGTGGACGAAGCGCTGGTGTGGAGCTACATCCGCGATCTTGAAGGCGAGACGTTTCGCGAGCCCGACGGATTTCCAACCGCGCTGGCAATGCGCGACTTGAGGCTGGCGGCGGATTACGGCGGCAGCATAGCGCCCAGTCTCGCGGGCTTTCTGCTATTCGGCCGCAGCGCAGCGGTTCAGCAGATCGTTCCACAGAGCCAGATCACGCTAACGCGGTTCTCCGGCGCCGACACGACCTCGCCCGTTATCGAAACCGCTGAGTTCGTCGGGAATGTGACGCGGCTGTTCGATAACGCGCTGTTCTTTCTCAAGCGGTACGTCGATCTCTGGGATACTCGCCCGCCGCGCACACCCTTGAATTCGAGCGCCGAGAGGCGCCCGCCCATCCCTGCGCGCGCGAACTATTCCCGCTCCGCGGTGATCGAGAGTCTGACAAATCTGCTGGTGCATCGCGACTATTCGATCGCCGGATCAAGCGCGCGAGTGTTGATACTCGACGACCGGCTCGAGTTCATAAATCCAAGCCGCACGAATGGAGCAACGCGCAAGTCGATCGAGTACGGCGCGACTGAACACACCAACCCACGGCTGCACCACGTGTTCACCAGCGAGGAGTATGGCATCGAGCGAGCCGAGCGCGGCATACCAGCTCTAAGGCGCGCGCATCACGCGGTCGCCCGCCGCGAGCCTCGAATCTCGCTGCTTGGCGATGAGTTTCGCCTGGAGCTCTACGGCGTTTGATTCGATTGGCGAGGGTCGTTTACTATTCTCGCGCGGGGCGCGCACAGCGGTGCTGATGTTGAAGGGGAGTCCAAATCATGGCAGCACATCCAAAGCGGAAATACACTCTCGAGGAATACTTCGATCTCGAGCTCTCTACGAATGAGAGGTTCGAGTATTGGAACGGCGAGGTATTCTCGATGAGCGGCGGGAGTGAGGAACACGATCAGATCGAAGGCAATACCTATCTCACGCTCCGTCTCGCACTGCGTGGGCGCGAATGCCGTGT is a window from the Acidobacteriota bacterium genome containing:
- a CDS encoding ABC transporter permease: MNTFLIRRLLAAIPLIIVVTFITKALLVASPGNFLADLRLNPSITRDYVEQMERMYHLDSNNVFERYWYWVWPALQGDLGYSFTKNAPVSSLIGERLLNTLLLTGSALAFSWVFAIPLGMLAAVYRNRWVDKLIGFISFFGLSIPSIFFSLLMILFAAKTGLFPAGGIHNQVMWDVMTSWERFVDTLWHLVLPMIVLGTIGLAQYVRQMRSEMIETLSQDYIRTARAKGLSRWRVLTRHALGNAINPLVTIFGFSLATLLAGALLTEYVFGWPGLGTLIFDALVNKDEPIVMASVVMLVLMLVIGNLIADVLLAIIDPRIRLE
- a CDS encoding ABC transporter permease; this translates as MNEHYEKTEMTLQEDATASEPAGNTAAEAGSASSVRRRSPSQILWLKLRRNRTAMIGLYTLGVMYAAAILAGFIAPYKYDNARHDLPFYPPMLTRVHIFDEEGRLSRPFVYELIPVDPQLASYRDDTSKKHPIRLFARGDSYSILWLISSDIHLFGVDEPGHIFLFGSDKVGQDIFSRILFGAQVSLSIGIIGILISTIIGMIVGGIAGYFGGVTDFVLMRVVEVLLALPGLYFILILRQVFGTGMSSTHIYFIIAFILAFIAWATEARVIRGMVMSIKEQEYVIAARAMGFSNSRIIIRHILPNTLSFVIVTATLSVPFFILSEVALSFLGVGIQEPEASWGNMLIAAQNNRQLIDFPWVLIPGVFIFVAVMAWNFLGDGLRDAADPRTLS
- a CDS encoding DUF5677 domain-containing protein; this translates as MEKEPKFRLGNLDFQIKFADRNEGLPQLLNSLNNLTQFVLNTPEPQSTADHLIIELGSIITEDLGEIVTLCYNGFINGAMKILRGMFERTVTLFHIDQYPDEAEAFENYHYIDLYKMAVELEQIHPGEFFTKEQFDEIKARRDKVKGNYLVRCECRKDCPEQHINVSWSKLGLVQMAKARGFKGRVLVFSYYMGIKETHPKMGAIYDRLNVRYGDSQETDEKGVFVMALYLMMEVVRAIKERFNLDEIEESYQECISLVKEMYTPTE
- a CDS encoding HPr family phosphocarrier protein encodes the protein MQERTVTISNRLGLHARAAARLVRRASQFNSNVTLLRKDTGETADGKSILSVLLLAASLGTSLIIKTEGDDEERAVNALVELVEQKFGEELSDGVF
- the ptsP gene encoding phosphoenolpyruvate--protein phosphotransferase — its product is MASSSVIRSRDVKLQGVPASPGVAAGRVLRLDERGRHQFYYIGVSAAQARMEVRRLREALQEARAQLQEIKVRLAEELGYEHSFILDAHLLMLEDKRLIEELNHEITTRRVNAEWAVRSVADRIISAYNKVNDLYLRERTSDLEDVATRLLTILSGHDKFDLSKLDQDVIIVANNIWPSTVAELDFKHVLGFATNTGGLTSHSAIIARSLGIPAVVGLHEVTRLAKTGNVIVIDGAEGCVILRPTKPVLTAYLGKRKREAGGRTRPAADAAQAAETTDGVRITLRANVELPTEIESLALFGAEGIGLYRSEFLFLNRLPELPGEDEQYEVYRKLALATGDAGANIRVFDLGGDKLALGGFEAEQNPALGLRGMRLSLKVEHVFRTQLRAILRANLHGHLRVVLPLISTITELREAKRIIADVKQEMAEARVEHNAELPIGVMIEVPAAAMMGDVFAREADFLSVGTNDLIQYMLAVDRANENVAHLYQPLHPAILRTIADLVRVAEAEQVPLELCGEMAADPLQAIALIGLGIRTLSLVPGSIPLVKNAIRSVELERVRALLKEAMKLTSSTEVEELLASELPRQAPRFFAAWSSRA
- a CDS encoding SDR family oxidoreductase, with amino-acid sequence MKQLQGKIAVVAGATRGAGRGIACALGEAGATVYCTGRSVRGKPATRNRTETIEETAEMVTARGGVGIHAQVDHTVEAQVDALFKRVKKEQGRLDILVNDIWGGDELTEFGKTFWQVSLEQGRLMMERAVFSHIITSHYAAPLVIETGPGLIVEITDGDSFTYRGNIFYDLVKTSVIRLAFAMARELRKRKITSVAVTPGYLRSEAMLDHFGVTEENWQEGAKKDPNFLASETPFYVGRAVAALASDPNVFSKSGRVFSSWDLAQEYGFTDIDGRRPLWSNYFEEKYGKRVKKCDEAFYDYWFDAPDMIDLLFPGWP
- a CDS encoding YafY family protein — translated: MRADRLLSVLLLLQVHRRLTARELAKRLEVSERTIHRDMEALSAAGFPVFAERGSGGGWMLVEGYKTNLTGLNKDEIQALFLTKPLRLLADLGLAKASDAAMLKLSAALPSSYRDNAEHARQRIHIDITGWNRSDERVRLLPVLQQAVWQERKLKFTYERSGGCDAVERLADPLGLVAKGSVWYLVAVVDGDIRSYRVSRVLSAELTGEPCVRPNGFALAEYWEQSTVTFKAQLPRYQATVRAHPDVFPRMSFAGRFARIEHAYPPDPDGWIRVAMRFDVEEMACEYALSFGAKMEVLEPDSLREKVITAAKSVVAFYAARAG
- a CDS encoding L,D-transpeptidase family protein; protein product: MRSNVFLKKMPRAISISLLAAVIGMTTVTSSAAAAQPAMQAAKSAPRAQRPPRKTKVTREMISEAQQRLADLGYWIGEADGKWGEASRHGLIAFQKVEDRLRTGKLTIGELEALRTATPPSPREPGFAHIEVDLKRQVLFVVAASGEVSKILPVSTGNGKPFEIEGETEPAITPVGRFRIYRKIPGWRKSKLGLLYYPNYIVGGIAIHGNPAVPTQPASHGCIRIPMFASEEFSEMTPIGTQVIIYGGSTPEP
- a CDS encoding RNA-binding domain-containing protein; its protein translation is MARGRKFRTTRRIPDSERSLFEQKLTGRYSRTLDRTDLLGLIRGGEDTHLEFKIRLVNTDKVVGEIVALANAGGGAIIFGVNDQRRVEGLDDPEQVEEQLIDICRNQIKPPVFPRIDKVSFDNGTRIVVLQVDDRRAPHKTPDHRYFIRIGSTKREAEGSEIAALFARSRVASLEDMPLVTAAVEDVDEALVWSYIRDLEGETFREPDGFPTALAMRDLRLAADYGGSIAPSLAGFLLFGRSAAVQQIVPQSQITLTRFSGADTTSPVIETAEFVGNVTRLFDNALFFLKRYVDLWDTRPPRTPLNSSAERRPPIPARANYSRSAVIESLTNLLVHRDYSIAGSSARVLILDDRLEFINPSRTNGATRKSIEYGATEHTNPRLHHVFTSEEYGIERAERGIPALRRAHHAVARREPRISLLGDEFRLELYGV